One genomic region from Pseudoduganella dura encodes:
- a CDS encoding Lrp/AsnC family transcriptional regulator produces MTKIALDKTDRKILSILQEDGRLSNQDVAEQVSLSPSPCLRRIKRLEEEGVIRQYVALLDPDKIGLGLLAYVNVRLEKHSDAAAVAHSTARALGALPGTVSPREDFAVAVEGWPEVVACYAMTGEMDYLLRVHVEDMDHFSRFMMATLLRHPAVLDVKSSFALQRIKDTTALPLV; encoded by the coding sequence ATGACGAAGATCGCGCTGGACAAGACAGACCGGAAAATTCTTTCCATCCTGCAGGAGGATGGCCGCCTGTCGAACCAGGACGTGGCCGAGCAGGTCAGCCTGTCGCCGTCGCCATGCCTGCGCCGCATCAAGCGACTGGAAGAGGAAGGCGTGATCCGCCAGTACGTGGCCCTGCTCGATCCGGACAAGATCGGCCTGGGCCTGCTGGCCTATGTCAACGTGCGGCTGGAAAAGCACAGCGACGCCGCCGCCGTGGCGCACAGCACGGCCAGGGCCCTGGGCGCCTTGCCGGGCACGGTATCGCCGCGCGAGGATTTCGCCGTGGCGGTCGAGGGCTGGCCGGAAGTGGTCGCCTGCTATGCGATGACGGGCGAGATGGATTACCTGCTGCGCGTGCACGTGGAAGACATGGACCACTTCTCGCGCTTCATGATGGCCACGCTGCTGCGGCACCCGGCCGTGCTGGACGTGAAATCGAGCTTCGCGCTGCAGCGCATAAAAGATACGACGGCCCTGCCGCTCGTTTGA
- the ttcA gene encoding tRNA 2-thiocytidine(32) synthetase TtcA — MNAVVDNIADKAADKSAEKVAYENNKLHKRLCRLVGQAIGDFNMIEDGDKVMVCLSGGKDSYALLDILLTLRERAPIHFDIVAVNLDQKQPNFPADVLPRYLTALGVPFHIENQDTYSIVTRLIPEGKTTCSLCSRLRRGILYRVADELGCNKIALGHHRDDILETFFLNMFFGGKLKGMPAKLVSDDGKHMVIRPLAYVKEEDTERYAAVKGFPIIPCDLCGSQENLQRKQIKAMLRDWEKKTPGRVESVFSALSTVVPSHLMDRDLFGFKDLKTDGVANPLGDIAFDEEPCSTPAAVPGIIPLQPR; from the coding sequence ATGAACGCCGTCGTGGACAACATCGCAGACAAGGCCGCCGACAAATCGGCCGAGAAGGTCGCGTACGAGAACAACAAGCTGCACAAGCGCCTGTGCCGCCTGGTGGGCCAGGCGATCGGCGACTTCAACATGATCGAGGACGGCGACAAGGTGATGGTCTGCCTGTCCGGCGGCAAGGACAGCTACGCGCTGCTCGACATCCTGCTGACCCTGCGCGAGCGCGCGCCGATCCACTTCGACATCGTGGCCGTCAACCTCGACCAGAAGCAGCCGAACTTCCCGGCCGACGTGCTGCCCCGCTACCTGACGGCGCTGGGCGTGCCGTTCCACATCGAGAACCAGGACACCTACTCGATCGTCACGCGCCTGATCCCGGAGGGCAAGACCACCTGCTCGCTGTGCTCGCGCCTGCGCCGCGGTATCCTGTACCGCGTGGCCGATGAGCTGGGCTGCAACAAGATCGCGCTGGGCCACCACCGCGACGACATCCTCGAGACCTTCTTCCTCAACATGTTCTTCGGCGGCAAGCTCAAGGGCATGCCGGCCAAGCTGGTGTCGGACGACGGCAAGCACATGGTGATCCGCCCGCTGGCCTACGTGAAGGAAGAAGACACCGAACGCTATGCGGCGGTGAAGGGCTTCCCGATCATTCCGTGCGACCTGTGCGGCTCGCAGGAGAACCTGCAGCGCAAGCAGATCAAGGCAATGCTGCGCGACTGGGAGAAGAAAACCCCGGGGCGGGTGGAGAGCGTGTTCTCGGCGCTGTCCACCGTGGTGCCGTCGCACCTGATGGATCGGGACCTGTTTGGCTTCAAGGACCTGAAGACGGACGGCGTGGCCAATCCGCTGGGCGACATCGCGTTCGACGAGGAGCCATGCTCGACGCCGGCCGCGGTGCCGGGGATTATTCCGCTGCAGCCGCGGTAA
- a CDS encoding M14 family metallopeptidase, with product MIRTALSLALLAAVPLAHAAPDLTTVSERSGFQATGRYDEVIRLCADFQKAYPKAVRCFEFGRTPEGRPMLALAVSKSGALTAEGAKKKNIPVLLVQGGIHAGEIDGKDAGFLALRRALEGKILPGALDRQVLLFVPVFNVDGHERFGPNNRPNQRGPVEMGWRVTAQNYNLNRDYVKADAPEMQAMLALVNGWDPLAYIDLHVTDGAKFEPDVSIQVEPVHGGDAALREAGTALRDNVIGDLRKQGSDPKHFYISFAKTDEPQSGFVDEMSTARFSTGYFYLRNRFGMLVETHSWKDYPTRVKITYNTIVSLMDQVATHGAGWRKTALAADARAAALAGQDFPLSYKTTDKVQTIDFRGYEYKRVPSDVSGGTWTQYDETKPQLWQVPLREEIVPDLTIKAPGGGYIVPAAQAAIVGAKLTQHGVSFKVLAAAPGKVEVEAFRATKTKLTPQSFEGHQMLAVDGAWSAEAREVGKGALFVPIAQPKARLVMTMLEPRSVDSLLAWGMFTPAFERKEYMEEYVAEEVAREQLKDPAVAAAFRDRLDNDADFAKSPRARLDFFARRHASWDERLNLYPVYRTAQKF from the coding sequence ATGATTCGCACCGCACTGTCGCTTGCCTTGCTCGCCGCTGTTCCCCTGGCCCATGCCGCGCCCGATCTCACCACTGTCTCGGAGCGTTCCGGCTTCCAGGCCACCGGCCGCTACGACGAAGTGATCAGGCTGTGCGCGGACTTCCAGAAGGCTTACCCGAAGGCGGTGCGCTGCTTCGAGTTCGGCCGCACGCCGGAAGGGCGGCCGATGCTGGCGCTGGCCGTGTCGAAGAGCGGCGCGCTGACGGCCGAAGGTGCGAAGAAGAAGAACATCCCGGTGCTGCTGGTGCAGGGCGGCATCCACGCCGGCGAGATCGACGGCAAGGATGCCGGCTTCCTGGCGCTGCGCCGGGCACTGGAAGGCAAGATACTGCCCGGTGCACTCGACAGGCAGGTGCTGCTGTTCGTCCCCGTGTTCAACGTGGATGGCCACGAGCGCTTCGGCCCGAACAACCGGCCGAACCAGCGCGGCCCGGTGGAGATGGGCTGGCGCGTCACGGCGCAGAACTACAACCTGAACCGCGATTACGTGAAGGCCGACGCGCCCGAGATGCAGGCCATGCTGGCACTGGTGAACGGGTGGGATCCGCTGGCCTACATCGACCTGCACGTGACCGACGGCGCCAAGTTCGAGCCGGATGTGTCGATCCAGGTGGAACCGGTGCATGGCGGCGACGCTGCCCTGCGCGAAGCCGGCACCGCGCTGCGCGACAACGTGATCGGCGACCTGAGGAAGCAGGGATCGGACCCCAAGCACTTCTACATTTCGTTCGCGAAGACGGATGAGCCGCAATCGGGCTTCGTGGACGAGATGTCCACGGCGCGCTTTTCGACCGGCTATTTCTACCTGCGCAACCGCTTCGGCATGCTGGTCGAAACGCATTCGTGGAAGGATTACCCCACGCGTGTAAAAATCACGTACAACACGATCGTGTCGCTGATGGACCAGGTTGCAACGCATGGCGCCGGGTGGCGCAAGACCGCGCTGGCCGCCGATGCGCGCGCGGCGGCGCTCGCCGGGCAGGATTTCCCGCTGAGCTACAAGACCACCGACAAGGTGCAGACGATCGATTTCCGCGGCTACGAATACAAGCGCGTGCCTTCCGATGTGTCGGGCGGCACCTGGACGCAATACGATGAAACGAAACCGCAGCTGTGGCAGGTGCCGCTGCGCGAAGAGATCGTGCCCGACCTGACCATCAAGGCGCCGGGCGGCGGCTACATCGTGCCCGCCGCGCAGGCGGCCATCGTCGGCGCGAAGCTCACGCAGCACGGCGTGTCGTTCAAGGTGCTGGCCGCCGCACCCGGCAAGGTGGAGGTGGAAGCGTTCCGTGCCACGAAGACGAAGCTGACCCCGCAATCGTTCGAAGGGCACCAGATGCTGGCGGTGGATGGCGCATGGAGCGCCGAGGCACGCGAAGTGGGGAAGGGCGCGCTGTTCGTGCCGATCGCCCAGCCGAAGGCGCGCCTCGTGATGACGATGCTGGAACCGCGAAGTGTCGACTCGCTGCTGGCATGGGGCATGTTCACCCCGGCGTTCGAACGCAAGGAGTACATGGAAGAATACGTGGCCGAAGAAGTGGCCCGCGAACAGCTGAAGGACCCGGCCGTGGCCGCCGCGTTCAGGGACCGGCTGGACAACGATGCCGATTTCGCGAAAAGCCCGCGTGCCCGGCTGGACTTCTTCGCCCGGCGCCATGCTTCCTGGGACGAACGGCTCAACCTGTATCCGGTGTACCGCACGGCGCAGAAATTCTGA
- a CDS encoding dihydroneopterin aldolase: MLSALTHPRLQDCRRLFLRNYEVLINIGVHEFEKKGEQRVLFNVDLYIPLAVSTPKADELHEVVDYDFMRDTIAARMAQGHVHLQETLCDDLVDALLAHPRVRAVRLSTMKPDVYPDCEGVGVEVFRIKDEA, from the coding sequence ATGCTGTCCGCCCTCACCCATCCCCGCCTGCAAGACTGCCGCCGGCTGTTCCTGCGCAACTACGAAGTGCTCATCAATATCGGCGTGCACGAATTCGAGAAGAAGGGCGAACAGCGCGTCCTGTTCAATGTCGACCTGTACATCCCGCTGGCAGTGTCCACGCCGAAGGCGGACGAGCTGCATGAAGTGGTCGACTACGACTTCATGCGCGACACGATCGCCGCCCGCATGGCCCAGGGCCACGTGCACCTGCAGGAAACGCTGTGCGACGACCTGGTCGATGCGCTGCTGGCCCATCCGCGCGTACGCGCGGTGCGCCTGTCCACGATGAAGCCGGACGTGTATCCGGATTGCGAAGGCGTGGGTGTCGAAGTGTTCCGGATCAAGGATGAAGCATGA
- a CDS encoding class I SAM-dependent methyltransferase: MSLPAPSPDALAASHSLQQQIAADVARHDGALSFASFMETALYAPRLGYYTGGAAKLGKDGDFTTAPEMSPLFGAALARVAADIIAQSAPSILEFGAGTGKLARDVLTELAGMGVAVERYAIVELSGELRVRQQEALRDFPQVVWLEGFPEAFDGVVLGNEVLDAMPVHLVTKTADGWREQCVTVTEGRFDYVPAAPSAELLEQIARQIPEHDSLPEGYVTEVHGTACGFMRTLGALLAKGRGAAILVDYGFPAHEFYHADRSAGTLMCHYRHHAHPDPFFLPGLQDITAHVDFTAMALAAHAAGVEVLAYMSQASFLLGAGIGDLLLRTDPADTKAYLPQANAVHRLLSPAEMGELFKVLVIGKDVALPPVLVASDRAHRL; this comes from the coding sequence ATGTCTCTTCCCGCACCTTCTCCGGACGCGCTGGCCGCGTCGCACTCCCTGCAGCAGCAGATCGCCGCCGACGTGGCGCGGCACGATGGCGCGCTGTCCTTTGCCAGTTTCATGGAAACGGCGCTGTATGCGCCCCGCCTCGGCTATTACACGGGCGGCGCCGCCAAGCTGGGCAAGGATGGCGATTTTACAACCGCGCCGGAGATGTCGCCGCTGTTCGGCGCCGCGCTGGCGCGCGTCGCCGCCGACATTATCGCCCAAAGCGCACCGTCCATCCTCGAATTCGGTGCCGGCACCGGCAAACTGGCGCGCGACGTGCTGACCGAGCTGGCCGGCATGGGCGTGGCGGTGGAGCGCTATGCGATCGTCGAACTGTCCGGCGAACTGCGCGTGCGGCAGCAGGAGGCGCTGCGCGATTTCCCCCAGGTGGTGTGGCTCGAAGGCTTCCCGGAAGCCTTCGATGGCGTGGTGCTCGGCAACGAGGTGCTCGATGCGATGCCGGTCCACCTGGTAACGAAAACGGCGGACGGCTGGCGCGAGCAATGCGTGACGGTGACGGAAGGGCGCTTCGACTACGTGCCCGCCGCGCCGTCCGCCGAACTGCTCGAACAGATCGCGCGGCAGATCCCGGAACACGACAGCCTGCCGGAAGGCTATGTGACGGAAGTGCACGGCACCGCCTGCGGTTTCATGCGCACGCTGGGCGCGCTGCTGGCGAAGGGCCGCGGCGCGGCGATCCTGGTCGACTACGGCTTTCCCGCGCACGAGTTCTATCACGCGGACCGGTCGGCCGGCACGCTGATGTGCCACTATCGCCACCATGCGCATCCCGATCCGTTCTTCCTGCCCGGCCTGCAGGACATCACCGCGCACGTGGACTTCACCGCCATGGCGCTGGCCGCCCATGCCGCCGGGGTCGAAGTGCTTGCCTACATGAGCCAGGCATCCTTCCTGCTCGGCGCCGGCATCGGCGACCTGCTGCTGCGCACCGATCCGGCCGATACGAAAGCCTACCTGCCACAGGCCAATGCGGTCCACAGGCTGCTGTCGCCGGCGGAAATGGGGGAGCTGTTCAAGGTGCTGGTCATCGGCAAGGATGTTGCGCTGCCGCCCGTGCTGGTGGCGAGCGACCGGGCGCATCGCCTGTAG
- a CDS encoding indolepyruvate ferredoxin oxidoreductase family protein — protein sequence MNAPHKGTELGKEDITLDDKWTLERGRAFLTGTQALIRLPMLQRERDLQAGLNTAGFITGYRGSPVTSIDMTAVKAKKYLDAHHVKFHPGMNEDLAATSVWGTQQTNLFPDAKYDGVFSMWYGKGPGVDRCGDVFKHANNAGTARHGGVLVLAGDDHAAKSSSTAHQSDHILAACGIPVLYPSSVQEYIDYGLHGWAMSRYTGLWVAMKCVTDIIESGAVIDFDPDRVQIAMPDDFELPPGGLNIRWPDAVLDQEVRMNSYKWYAALAYCRANKLNKIIWDSPTPKIGIITAGKSYLDTRQALADLGIDEQAAADIGIRLYKIGMTWPLEADGVHEFARGLDEILVVEEKRQILEYALKEELYNLPDGQRPRVVGKFDDTGEWSNQHRSGHGDWLLPATYELNPAQIARAIASRISHYCAGHPVAKRVQERIAFLEAKELVLKNVPLKANPETDRTPYFCSGCPHNTSTKVPEGSRALAGIGCHYMVLWMDRETSTFTHMGAEGVTWVGQAPFTNEKHVFTNLGDGTYFHSGILAIRAAVAAKVNITYKILFNDAVAMTGGQAFDGPLDPGMISRQIAAEGVAPIIVVTDDPGKYPDDYAWAPGVTVRHRSELMDVQKELRDMPGVSAMIYDQTCASEKRRRRKRNEYPDPARRVVINEAVCEGCGDCSVQSNCLSVEPLETELGRKRQINQSSCNKDYSCVSGFCPSFVTVEGGTLKKPKKAAAGGEVPALPAPALPSTAQPYGILITGIGGTGVVTVGQILAVAAHVENKGAVVLDMSGLAQKGGPVMSHVRLADRQADLHSTRVGTGSADLVIGCDQIVTASRDALSRMGEGRSWAAINSTGATTAAFVKNPDWQFPGVGSQAEIVRACGNDRVDFIDAGRIATALMGDAIATNMFMLGYCFQKGHVPLSEAALVKAIELNGVSVAFNKAAFNWGRYAAHDLAAVTKLAAPAQVIEFKRTQTLDEMMTRRVELLTAYQNAAYARQYTDFIAQVRRAEEPLGTKKLTEAVARYLYKLMAYKDEYEVARLHADPAFRQKIEGMFEGDYEVKYHLAPPLLAKKDKDGHLVKQQFGPWMRQVFGFLARLKGLRGTPLDVFGHTAERKMERALIGSYRETVLALLPKLTKENLDTAVAIARIPEDIRGYGHVKERHLKAAKQKEASLLAAYHGTGQATGPGIARPSAVTPHAA from the coding sequence ATGAACGCACCTCACAAGGGTACGGAGCTAGGCAAAGAGGACATCACCCTCGACGACAAATGGACCCTGGAACGCGGCCGCGCGTTCCTCACCGGCACCCAGGCGCTGATCCGCCTGCCGATGCTGCAGCGCGAACGCGACCTGCAGGCCGGGCTGAACACGGCCGGCTTCATCACCGGCTACCGGGGCTCGCCCGTCACCTCCATCGACATGACGGCAGTGAAGGCGAAAAAATACCTCGACGCGCATCACGTCAAGTTCCACCCCGGCATGAACGAAGACCTGGCCGCCACGTCCGTCTGGGGCACGCAGCAAACCAACCTGTTCCCCGACGCGAAGTACGACGGCGTCTTCTCGATGTGGTACGGCAAGGGCCCCGGCGTGGACCGCTGCGGCGACGTGTTCAAGCACGCCAACAACGCCGGCACCGCCCGGCACGGCGGCGTGCTGGTGCTGGCCGGCGACGACCACGCGGCAAAGTCCTCTTCCACCGCGCACCAGTCCGATCACATCCTGGCCGCCTGCGGCATTCCGGTGCTGTATCCGTCGTCGGTGCAGGAATACATCGACTACGGCCTGCACGGCTGGGCGATGAGCCGCTACACCGGCCTGTGGGTGGCGATGAAGTGCGTGACGGACATCATCGAATCGGGCGCCGTGATCGACTTCGACCCCGACCGCGTGCAGATCGCCATGCCGGACGACTTCGAGCTGCCGCCGGGCGGCCTGAACATCCGCTGGCCCGACGCGGTGCTCGACCAGGAAGTGCGGATGAACAGTTACAAGTGGTACGCCGCGCTGGCGTACTGCCGCGCCAACAAGCTCAACAAGATTATCTGGGACAGCCCGACGCCGAAGATCGGTATCATCACCGCCGGCAAGTCGTACCTCGACACGCGCCAGGCGCTGGCCGACCTGGGCATCGACGAGCAGGCCGCCGCCGACATCGGTATCCGCCTGTACAAGATCGGCATGACGTGGCCGCTGGAAGCGGACGGCGTGCATGAATTCGCGCGCGGGCTCGACGAGATCCTGGTGGTGGAGGAAAAGCGCCAGATCCTCGAATACGCGCTGAAGGAAGAGCTGTACAACCTGCCGGATGGCCAGCGCCCCCGCGTGGTCGGCAAGTTCGACGACACCGGCGAATGGTCGAACCAGCACCGCAGCGGCCACGGCGACTGGCTGCTGCCGGCCACGTATGAGCTGAACCCGGCGCAGATCGCCCGCGCCATCGCCAGCCGCATCTCGCACTACTGCGCCGGCCACCCGGTCGCGAAGCGCGTGCAGGAACGCATCGCCTTCCTGGAAGCGAAGGAACTGGTGCTGAAGAACGTGCCGCTGAAAGCCAATCCGGAAACCGACCGCACGCCGTATTTCTGCTCGGGCTGCCCGCACAACACGTCGACCAAGGTGCCGGAAGGTTCGCGCGCGCTGGCCGGCATCGGCTGCCACTACATGGTGCTGTGGATGGACCGCGAAACGTCGACCTTCACGCACATGGGCGCGGAAGGCGTCACGTGGGTGGGCCAGGCGCCGTTCACCAACGAAAAGCACGTGTTCACCAACCTCGGCGACGGCACCTACTTCCACTCCGGAATCCTGGCGATCCGCGCCGCCGTGGCCGCCAAGGTCAACATCACCTACAAGATCCTGTTCAACGACGCGGTGGCGATGACGGGCGGTCAGGCATTCGACGGCCCGCTGGACCCCGGCATGATCTCGCGGCAGATCGCCGCCGAGGGCGTCGCGCCGATCATCGTCGTCACCGACGATCCGGGGAAATACCCGGACGATTACGCCTGGGCGCCGGGCGTGACGGTGCGCCACCGTTCGGAACTGATGGATGTGCAGAAGGAACTGCGCGACATGCCCGGCGTGTCGGCGATGATCTACGACCAGACCTGCGCCTCCGAGAAACGGCGCCGCCGGAAACGCAACGAGTACCCGGACCCGGCCAGGCGCGTGGTCATCAACGAGGCCGTGTGCGAAGGCTGCGGCGACTGCTCGGTGCAGTCGAACTGCCTGTCCGTGGAGCCGCTGGAAACGGAGCTGGGCCGCAAGCGCCAGATCAACCAGTCCAGCTGCAACAAGGATTATTCGTGCGTGTCGGGCTTTTGCCCCAGTTTCGTCACCGTCGAAGGCGGCACGCTGAAGAAGCCGAAGAAGGCCGCGGCAGGCGGCGAAGTGCCGGCACTGCCCGCGCCGGCGCTGCCATCGACCGCGCAGCCGTATGGCATCCTGATCACCGGCATCGGCGGCACCGGCGTCGTCACGGTCGGCCAGATCCTGGCGGTGGCGGCACACGTGGAGAACAAGGGCGCCGTGGTGCTGGACATGAGCGGGCTGGCACAGAAGGGCGGGCCGGTAATGTCGCACGTGCGGCTGGCCGACCGTCAGGCGGATCTGCATTCCACGCGCGTGGGCACCGGCAGCGCCGACCTGGTGATCGGCTGCGACCAGATCGTGACCGCCAGCCGCGATGCGTTGAGCCGGATGGGCGAAGGCCGCAGCTGGGCCGCGATCAATTCCACCGGCGCCACCACGGCGGCGTTCGTGAAGAACCCGGACTGGCAGTTCCCCGGCGTGGGCTCGCAGGCGGAAATCGTGCGTGCGTGCGGCAACGACCGGGTGGACTTCATCGATGCGGGCCGCATCGCCACCGCGCTGATGGGCGACGCGATCGCCACCAACATGTTCATGCTGGGCTACTGCTTCCAGAAGGGCCATGTACCGCTGTCGGAAGCGGCGCTGGTGAAGGCGATCGAACTGAACGGCGTGTCCGTCGCGTTCAACAAGGCTGCGTTCAACTGGGGCCGCTATGCGGCGCACGACCTCGCCGCGGTGACGAAGCTGGCGGCGCCGGCGCAGGTCATCGAATTCAAGCGCACGCAAACGCTGGACGAGATGATGACCCGGCGCGTCGAGCTGCTGACGGCGTACCAGAACGCCGCCTATGCCCGCCAGTACACGGACTTCATCGCCCAGGTGCGCCGCGCCGAGGAGCCGTTGGGCACGAAGAAACTGACCGAAGCAGTGGCACGCTACCTGTACAAGCTGATGGCGTACAAGGACGAGTACGAGGTTGCGCGCCTGCACGCCGATCCCGCGTTCCGGCAGAAGATCGAAGGCATGTTCGAGGGCGACTACGAGGTGAAGTACCACCTCGCGCCGCCGCTGCTGGCGAAGAAGGACAAGGACGGCCACCTGGTCAAGCAGCAGTTCGGCCCGTGGATGCGGCAGGTGTTCGGCTTTCTGGCCAGGCTGAAGGGCTTGCGCGGCACGCCGCTCGACGTGTTCGGCCATACGGCCGAGCGGAAAATGGAGCGTGCGCTGATCGGCAGCTACCGCGAGACCGTGCTGGCGCTGCTGCCGAAGCTCACGAAGGAGAACCTGGACACGGCAGTGGCGATCGCCCGTATCCCGGAAGACATCCGCGGCTATGGGCATGTGAAGGAGCGGCACCTGAAGGCGGCGAAGCAGAAGGAGGCCTCGCTGCTGGCGGCGTATCACGGCACTGGGCAAGCCACCGGGCCCGGTATTGCACGCCCATCGGCCGTCACGCCGCACGCGGCCTGA
- a CDS encoding SDR family oxidoreductase yields the protein MTTTDQSRAPVALVTGAGRRLGRAIALALARAGWDVAVHYRASRRDAEEVVRDIVALGRRAVPLHAELSDEAAVRRLLPAAVDALGPVTCVVNNASLFDYDSAADFTAAKLDAHMRANVAAPVLLAQALHEHTAEGAQSVVINLLDQKLYNPNPDFLSYTLSKAALHTATTLLAQALAPKVRVVGVAPGITMVSGDQSAASFEKAHTQTPLGRSSTPEDIAAAVLYAATARAVTGTTLLVDGGQHLLPLPRDVMFLAK from the coding sequence ATGACGACAACAGACCAATCCAGGGCGCCGGTGGCGCTCGTGACGGGCGCCGGGCGCCGGCTCGGCCGCGCGATCGCGCTGGCGCTGGCACGCGCCGGCTGGGACGTGGCCGTGCATTACCGCGCTTCGCGCCGCGATGCCGAGGAAGTGGTGCGCGACATCGTCGCACTGGGCCGCCGCGCGGTACCGCTGCATGCCGAGCTGTCCGACGAGGCGGCCGTCCGCCGGCTGCTGCCCGCCGCGGTCGACGCGCTGGGCCCGGTTACTTGCGTGGTCAACAATGCCTCGCTGTTCGATTACGACAGCGCCGCCGACTTCACGGCGGCAAAGCTCGATGCGCACATGCGCGCCAATGTGGCGGCGCCGGTGCTGCTGGCGCAGGCGCTGCACGAGCACACCGCCGAAGGGGCGCAATCCGTCGTGATCAATCTGCTGGACCAGAAGCTGTACAATCCCAATCCCGATTTCCTGTCGTACACGCTGTCGAAGGCGGCGCTGCACACGGCCACCACGCTGCTGGCGCAGGCGCTGGCGCCGAAGGTGCGCGTGGTCGGCGTCGCGCCGGGCATCACGATGGTGTCCGGCGACCAGAGCGCCGCAAGCTTCGAGAAAGCCCACACGCAAACGCCGCTGGGCCGCTCCAGCACTCCCGAGGACATCGCGGCCGCGGTGCTGTACGCGGCCACCGCGCGCGCCGTAACGGGCACCACGCTGCTGGTCGATGGTGGCCAGCACCTGCTGCCGCTGCCGCGCGATGTGATGTTCCTCGCCAAATAA
- the hppD gene encoding 4-hydroxyphenylpyruvate dioxygenase → MQFTPWDNPMGTDGFEFVEFAAPDPKALGKLFENMGFTAIARHRTKDVTLYRQGEINFIINAEQHSFAQRFARQHGPSVCAIAIRVDDAAHVYNKALEMGAWGFDNKTGPMELNIPAIKGVGDSLLYLVDRWRGKNTAKGQAPGSIGDISIYDADFVAIPGVDPNPVGNGLTYIDHLTHNVYRGRMAEWAGFYERLFNFREIRYFDIAGKLTGLKSKAMTSPCGKIRIPINESSDDKSQIAEYLNEYHGEGIQHIALGTDDIYRSIQGMRDSGIAFQDTIETYYELVNRRLPNHGENLDELRRLRILVDGQANSEHGRELLLQIFTQNVIGPIFFEIIQRKGDQGFGEGNFRALFESIELDQIRRGVLEDKPTTPA, encoded by the coding sequence ATGCAATTCACCCCCTGGGACAACCCGATGGGAACCGACGGATTCGAATTCGTCGAGTTCGCCGCCCCCGATCCAAAGGCGCTCGGCAAGCTGTTCGAGAACATGGGTTTCACGGCGATCGCGCGCCACCGCACCAAGGATGTCACGCTGTACCGCCAGGGCGAGATCAATTTCATCATCAATGCCGAGCAGCACTCGTTCGCGCAGCGTTTCGCGCGCCAGCACGGCCCGTCGGTGTGCGCGATCGCGATCCGCGTCGACGACGCCGCCCATGTCTACAACAAGGCGCTGGAAATGGGCGCCTGGGGCTTCGACAACAAGACCGGGCCGATGGAACTGAACATTCCCGCCATCAAGGGCGTGGGTGATTCGCTGCTGTACCTCGTCGACCGCTGGCGCGGCAAGAACACCGCCAAGGGCCAGGCGCCCGGCAGCATCGGCGACATCAGCATCTATGATGCCGACTTCGTGGCGATCCCGGGCGTCGACCCGAACCCGGTCGGCAACGGCCTCACGTATATCGATCACCTCACGCACAACGTCTACCGCGGCCGCATGGCCGAGTGGGCCGGTTTCTACGAACGGCTGTTCAACTTCCGCGAAATCCGCTACTTCGACATCGCCGGCAAGCTGACGGGCCTGAAGTCGAAGGCGATGACTTCGCCATGCGGCAAGATCCGCATTCCCATCAACGAATCGTCGGACGACAAGTCGCAGATCGCCGAATACCTGAACGAATACCATGGCGAAGGCATCCAGCACATCGCGCTGGGCACCGACGACATCTACCGCTCGATCCAGGGAATGCGCGACAGCGGTATCGCATTCCAGGATACGATCGAAACGTACTACGAGCTGGTGAACCGGCGCCTGCCGAACCATGGCGAAAACCTCGATGAGCTGCGCCGCCTGCGCATCCTGGTCGACGGGCAGGCCAACAGCGAGCACGGGCGCGAACTGCTGCTGCAGATCTTCACGCAGAACGTGATCGGGCCGATCTTCTTCGAGATCATCCAGCGCAAGGGCGACCAGGGCTTTGGCGAAGGCAACTTCCGCGCGCTGTTCGAGTCGATCGAGCTGGACCAGATCCGGCGCGGCGTGCTGGAGGACAAGCCAACGACACCGGCATAA